The Meles meles chromosome 12, mMelMel3.1 paternal haplotype, whole genome shotgun sequence genome includes a window with the following:
- the PMAIP1 gene encoding phorbol-12-myristate-13-acetate-induced protein 1: MPGKKARKSAQPSPARAPADPEVECAMQLRKFGDKLNFRQKLLNLISKLFRSGT, encoded by the exons ATGCCTGGGAAGAAGGCGCGTAAGAGCGCGCAGCCGAGCCCTGCGCGGGCCCCGGCAG aCCCCGAAGTGGAGTGTGCCATGCAACTCAGGAAATTTGGAGACAAACTGAATTTCCGGCAGAAACTTCTGAATCTGATATCCAAACTCTTCCGGTCGGGAACCTGA